Genomic segment of Malus domestica chromosome 15, GDT2T_hap1:
AAAAGGTcgtgtattttttaatataacttGTTGGCTtaagtacaacaacaacaaaaaaaactagTAAAATTTTTGTAGCTCTAGTAATTACCGACCCACAATTTTTTGGGGCAAAACACAAATTTGACCTAGCAagtacaaacacaaattttttaatatttttgtagCTTTCACATTGCCGACCCACAATTTTTGGGGCAAAACACAAAATTTGACCCAGCAAGTACAAACactttgaccaaaaaagaaCAGTAGAACACAGTACAGAGTTCATCTATGAGAACCCTAGCAAATTTTTTCCCCTCGAAGACAACGTTCTATACATCATACTTGCAAAGGTTTTCGAAACCCATGTATTCGTGCCGGTTAATCTTCCCGACCATGTTCGATATCCCAACTCCacctgaaaaaacaaaaacaaaagagaaacaaaTGCCTCTCAGAATTCAGGGTATTAGCGCAACTTGAAGTTGGTTGACGGAAAAAACACTTACCTAGTGAGATTGCGCTGACAAATATGGTAAAGGCTAGAATGAATATGATTAGAGACGCCCTTCCGAAGAGTATAATCAGCCTTCGAACAATGTGCTGTCCTACTAATGCTGCAACAGTGGCAACCGCGGTCAAGTAGACAGCTGCGGAGATTGCAATGTGTGTGTTAATATCCAAATTTAGACGAATTTGTGAAGTACTAGCTGCATCTGTCTACAACTGGATAAAGAATGATGATTTTGTAGCGAACTATCCTTGGCGGCATTGCAGGGATAAAACTTACCATAAGGAACTGGAAAACGTTTTAGAAGGTAGTATTCTACAACAGACATGGATGACGAGAATGTCATTGCAAATGTGGCCGTGGCACTGGAGACCTGCAGCGAAATCATCACGAAGTTTTAGAACAAACTGAACCATTTTTTGTGGcttttggttttgtttaatAACGCTTCATGTCacggaaaattaaaaaaggcaCCTGAGGAGGGATTCCGAGCTCCAAAAACAGTGGACCCATGATAAATCCTCCGCCTAATCCAAGCAACCCACCTACGATTCCTGCAATTACACCAAAGAGACAGTAGATAACCAGCTGGTGCACTTTCCAATCTGTCCCTTCCTCTCCCTTAGATGCTATTACCCTCCGTCCCTGGTACAGGCTCACTGCCTCGTACATAGATACACCAAGGGAAACTGGGATCTGCAGAACATGGAAACATTAGCTCATTCCTGATCGTCCATGAATTGAATTTTAACATGTAACATGCAGAGAAACAAATACATTCACACCGTACTACCTGTAACAAATTCACCACCCAATATGCTGGAGAGCAAGTAGTTGTACGTTGCTGTGGAAAAGACGGATGGTTATTACTCATTAGCTCCACAATGTCATATAATCAAAGGGAATTTGCAATAAAAATTATCTGATAGACTAGGTAAAGAGATGGAAACCTTGGCAATTTGCAGTGCAAGAAATGCAACCCAGACGAAAACCAGAAGTCCAAGCTCCTTCCAGCAAACATTTTCAATAATCGAGACCTGAAATGGTCATCTAGATttagcttcgaaactccatcaAAATTATACCAGCGTCTGCGTAAGTACCGTGCATGCACTCACCTCCGGCTCCTTGGTTTCCTTTTCCTGCTCATTGGCTGGGCCACTTGGAAGAGGCTTGTATGCCACATTCTCAGCAGCTGACCGAACAAGAACATATATGGCGTGATTGTAGAAATCAACTACAAGCAAGAAATCCGAATGTTTTATACAACATTTGAGCTACAGTATATCATACTCACCAGCTGACTCCAAACGCCTAGCAGCCTCCTAAaatccagaagaaaaaaaaaatggttagaGTAGTGCAACATATGAATTTCAAGAGAACTTAAACCTAAATTTAAACTAGAGCCTTGCTTATTGCATATAAAACTATGGAGGTGGAGATTCCATTCCTAAGTGAAATGAAATTAGAATTTGGACATCACCAAGTATGAGTACTATGAAATCATATGTCGTGATCCTTGAATTATCTTAATCACAGTCCGAAATCCATAGCATTACCTTCTTCATAATGGTTTCCTTTTTCC
This window contains:
- the LOC103415470 gene encoding sulfite exporter TauE/SafE family protein 3; translation: MVAFGAKWHGLRSVAMVMLHFGAAFVFVSAERGLRLEGSRFNGTEGSESNYFFKAVNFLWQSEKSGYHHVWPEMKFGWQIVVGSIVGFCGAAFGSVGGVGGGGIFVPMLSLIIGFDPKSATAISKCMIMGAAASTVYYNLKLKHPTIDMPIIDYDLAVLIQPMLMLGISIGVAFNVIFADWMVTVLLIVLFIGTSTKAFFKGVETWKKETIMKKEAARRLESAAAENVAYKPLPSGPANEQEKETKEPEVSIIENVCWKELGLLVFVWVAFLALQIAKQRTTTCSPAYWVVNLLQIPVSLGVSMYEAVSLYQGRRVIASKGEEGTDWKVHQLVIYCLFGVIAGIVGGLLGLGGGFIMGPLFLELGIPPQVSSATATFAMTFSSSMSVVEYYLLKRFPVPYAVYLTAVATVAALVGQHIVRRLIILFGRASLIIFILAFTIFVSAISLGGVGISNMVGKINRHEYMGFENLCKYDV